In Herpetosiphonaceae bacterium, the DNA window GGTCGATTTTTGCAGCACGACGGCTGCGCGGCGCTGGAGGGTATTTACCAGCGCGGTATCATCGCCCGCGGGCAGGATCAAGATGCGATCCTCACGCTGGTCCTGTAACGCCTCGAAGATCTCGATGCCTTCCGGGTCGTCGGAGGCGAAGTTGCCGAGCAGCACCAGCGTCGCGTCGATCTCTTTTTGGGCGAGCTTGAACGCCTGGATCACGCCGAGCGGATCTTTCCAGGGGTCGAAGCGCGAAACCTGCACGACAAGCGGTAGGTCGGTCGGGATGTGGTAGTGGGCCAGCCGCTCGTCCATCTCCGTCTCAGTCAGAGCGCGATTCTTCGTGGTAAACGGATCGATGGCCGGCATGAAAAAGACCTGGGGCGTGCTCAGCGGCTGGGCGTACTCTCTGATGCTGAGGATCACTGCGTCGTAGCGCTCGATGAAGGGCACGAGATAGCTCCAGAGCTCGCGGTGCGGATGTGATAGATCGATGTGGCAGCGCCAGATCCACGGACTTTTCTTTTTGTAGTGGGTGATCAGTGGGAGGGGCTGCGGATCATGTACGACGATGATGTCATGATCGAAGTGATTGCGCAGCGCATTCTCGGCGATCACATCCTCGTAGATCTGCTGGGTGATGTCGGAAAGTTTCAGCGGCGCGCCCTGCAAGGCATTATGCATTTTCTTGGTAAAGGCGAAGAAGTCGGGCGAGCCAAGCAAGACGCGCCATTCGGTGGGAATGTCGACGCTGTTCATAAGCAGTGTCAGCGACGACAGGATTTCGGCTACGCCGCCGCCGTAGTAGGTAGCATTGATGTGCGTGACATGCGCATCCGCCAGCGGGCGTGCCTTGCGCTGGATACGAGCAATGGCCTCTGCGCCGATGAAGCGCTCGTAGTCTTCGAGACGAATGATCGGATGTGTCATCGTTCCGCTCCTTTGCGGCAGCGCGTTGATCTATGCGCCGACTGGCTAGGCTGTGGGACTGTGCCCGCAGATACCCGGCTCTCCTGCCATATGCAGCATCGGCAAAACCAAAGCGGCTGCTGGATGTGGCTTGAAGTATAGCCCGGCGGCGCGCTGTAGAAGGTTGTGGTTTCTTTACATAAGGGGATCTTTGATTGACAATGAACAAGGCCGAGTGTTAGACTCCGAGCCGATTAACGATGCTTCTCTGTCTGCCAAAAGGAACATACCGCATGTCCACAAAAAGCGCGCCGAGGCACAGTCGGCAAGCTCACGAGCCCGCAGCCGTCGCTGTGCCAAGCGTCGATCGCCTGGCCGAAGCGGGGCGGCAAGCCTGGGCCTTGCTCGATACGTTCATCCTGGTCCTGGCGGTCGTGTCTGCGCTGGCGCTCTACTTCTGGCGGCTCGACGTGCCCAATCGCTACATCTACGACGAGGTATATCATGCCTACACGGCGGCGAAGCTCGCCGAGGGCAACGCCGACGCCTATGTGTGGTACACCAGAGTGCCCGAAGAGGACAAGCCGCTCAAAGTCGCCTACGAGTGGTCGCATCCGGCCTTCGCGAAGCTGCCGATGCAGGTCGGCATCAAGCTGTTTGGCGATACCTCATTTGGCTGGCGCTTTGCCAGCGCGATCTTTGGCGGGCTCGGCATCGGCATCATGTATGCCTTAGGCCGAACGCTCTTCAACCGCACGATCGGGCTGTACGGCGTCGGGCTGCTGCTGCTGGACGGCATGTGGTTCGTCCAGTCGCGCACGTCGATGAACGACGTGTTTCTGGTCTGCTTTTTGATGCTGGCCTATCTGGCGTTCGCCTTCTACCTCAGCACGCCGACGCTCAAACGCTGGCGCTTTCTGTGGCTCACGGGCATCGCGCTCGGCTTCGCGCTGGCGACCAAATGGTCGGCGCTGTACTCGTTCGGCCTGCTGGGCCTGATCGCGGCGATGCGCGAGGCCCGGCTGTGCCTCTTCAATCCCGATCCTGAATTCCAGCGCTCTAATAAGCTGGTCGTAGGGGCGCTGGGAACGCTGGCGGGCGCGTGGCTGATCGTGCCGTTCGCAATCTACCTGGGCAGCTACATCCAGTTCTTCAGCATGGGCCATACCTGGGCCGAGTGGCGCGAGCTGCAATGGCAGATGTGGTGGTATCACTCGAATCTGAAGGCCACGCATAGCTGGGCCTCGCGCTGGTGGACCTGGCCGCTGATGATCCGCCCGGTGTGGTACTACGTCGACTACCAGGAGCAGACGATCGCCAATATCTTCACGATGGGCAATCCCTTCATCTGGTGGCTGTTCTTACCGGCGATCGTCTTTGCGGCGGTAGAGTGGCGCGATGGGCGCTTCCGCTCGATCGGGCTGGGCCTGGTGCTGCTTGGCTTCCTGGGCCAATGGCTGCCGTGGCTCTTCTCGCCGCGTATCTCTTTCATGTATCATATGCTGCCGAGCGTTCCCTTCGGCATCCTCGCGATTGCCTACGCGCTCTATTCTATCCAGACGCGGTCGCAGCGGCTAATAGTCTGGGGCTACCTCGCGATCGTGCTGATCGGCTTTGTGTATTTCTATCCGCACTATGCCGCCTGGCCGATCTCCAAGGAGTATGCCGAGCAGCATTACTGGCTGCCAACCTGGAAGCCGCGCTAGCTGCAGATCCGTGCGCTCCTCAGCCCGCTGTGCCCTGCTTGTGTAGTGCAGAGCGGGCTTTTTTGCGCGCTCTCGACGAGCGCCGTGGGTGCTCCTTCACAGCATGTGGCCCAGGATCGATCAGGCCGATCGCATGCGGTAGCCGCCTGCGGCGACATGAAAACGCGCCTGGAACTAGCTTCCAGGCGCGTCCGATTCGGGATTGATCAACTAGGAGCGGCGTAACTGCCAGGACCGAATGCCGGAGCCAAACGCGATCAGCATCGACGCCAGGGCAAGCATGAGCCAGGTGAACGTCTCGCTCATACCGGCAGCCGGTAGGACAGCCTGCGGTCGTTCGGCTACTTCGTCGCTGGCACCCGCAACTGCCTGCCGCCGGACCTGATCGCCAGTTTCTTCACTCACGCCGCCCACGACTTGCGGAGGCTGCTGCGCTGGTGGCTGCTGCGCTGGTGGCTGCTGCGCTGGTGGCGTGCCACCCGGTGCAGGCGCGCTCGGCGACGGGCTGGGCGACGGGCTGGGGCTGGGCACGTCGGACGGCGATGGGCTGGGCGATGGGCTGGGCACATCGGACGGCGACGGGCTGGGGCTGGGCACGTCGGACGGCGATGGGCTGGGTGATGGGCTGGGGCTGGGCACGTCGGACGGCGACGGGCTGGGGCTCGCGCTCGGCGACGGGTTGGGCGATGGGCTAGGGCTGGCGCTCGGCGACGGGCTGGGCGACGGGCTGGGGCTCGCGCTCGGCGACGGGCTGGGCGATGGGCTGGGCGATGGGCTGGGGCTGGGCGACGGGCCGACTTCGCAGTTTTCAAAGTCGGGGCTGGAGGCCGTCTGCTGCTCACCGCTGAATGTCGCCGTGGCGCGGACGCGCAGATTGTTGACGCCCGCATTCAGCGTGTAGCTCTTGAACAGTACCTCAACATCGTACGTGCCAGGGGCGAGCGTGCGGCCAACCATATCGGCGGGCGTGTACGTAACCGTGCCGCCGGTGGTGCCTTCGAGCACTGCCTCAAGCTGATCGACCGTGACGGAGCCGCCAGTCACCACGATGCGAATGAAAGCGCGGACGTTGTTGTTGTACTCGTTGGCGCAGTTAGCCGTGACCGACATCCTGACCGACGCGCCGGGCGACGGGCTGGGGCTGGGTGACGGGCTGGGTGACGGGCTGGGGCTGGGCGACGGGCTGGGTGACGGGCTGGGGCTGGGCGACGGGCTTGGAGAAGGCTCCTGCTCCGTATAGAACTCGACATGCGAAATATCTTTGCAATCCGGGCCGTCTTCGCCGATCTTTACTGCGGTGGCAGTGCGAGTTCCAATACCCGAAACCGCATAGCAGCCGTCGTCGCCGTCTTCGGTAAACTCGTAGCAGGCACCCTCTTGATTCTGGCTTCCAGCCTTAACGATGACTCTGGTGATGATCTCGCCTTCAGGGGCGGTGTAGGTGAATGGCGCGGATTCGGCTTTGTAGGCAGCCCCACTATCACAATTACCTCGTCCCTGCGCCAGCGTTCCAGCCGACGGAGCTTCGTTGGTGCGTGCCAGGGCAATACTTGCCATGGAGCCGCTGAGCAAAGTCGCGATCGTGGCAAGGATCGTGATGACCCGGAATACGAAAACCTGCATCTGCTTGGTCATGAGTCGCCTCCTGTCAATGTGAGCTATGGTGTTTGTTGAACATACGAACAACAGAGAACCCGACCGCGCTCAGGTCGAGCGGAGGCCGGGTTCATGACTAGCTCACCAAGTCCCACCATGACCAGCTACGGGATCTTGGGTCGTCGCTTCCTCCAAGAGTGTATGTTTCTATCTTTTCAAACGCGGCTTGGGATTAAAAAGGTACGCTCTCATTTAATGTTCGTATGCGCCGACTCGTGTACGTCTCAGGTGTTGGGATACTACCTCCATAAATACGGAATTTACGATTTTTTCAAAGCCAGCAAGGGATCGACCGTATATGTTGCGATCGGGGAGATCTGGTATGCGTCCGTGCCGCTCGACACCTCCTAGACAGATTGTAGTACGTTGGTGTGTCGTTGCTACGACGATTGATCGTAGCCCCTGCTCTTTTAGCAAATGGTGTGCCAGATACAACGGGCGTGGGGCTTCGTGCGGGACGACCTATGTGGGGCGTCCGTCATCGTAGATTCGTCTGCTGGTCTATTAGTGATAGCGAGGTGTGATCGGTGGCATGGCGGCTGGTGCCAGAATACCCTATGCTACAATGAAGGTCAATGATATTGGCAGAATCACTCGGAACAAGGAGGTTTCGGTGGTTAGTTTACAGGATATTGAGGCGGCGCGGGCAGGCTTGCGCGGCATCACCGTTGTCACGCCGCTGCTGTCGAGCGATCGGCTCAGCGACGAGGTGGGCAGCCGCGTATTCATCAAAGCCGAGAACACACAGCGCGCGGGATCGTTCAAGCTGCGCGGCGCGTACACGAAGATGGCATCGCTCACGCCTGAGCAGCGGCGGCGCGGCCTGATCGCGCACTCCGCCGGAAATCACGCGCAGGGCGTCGCGCTGGCCGCGCAGCTCCTCGATGCTCCGGCGACCGTGGTGATGCCGGAGTACGCGCCGCTGGCGAAGGTTGCCGCCACCAAGCGCTACGGCGCGCGGGTCATCCTGCACGGCAAATCCTTCGACGACGCGGGCGCGCATGCCCAGGCCCTGTGCGAGGAACACCGCTATACCTACGTCCATGCCTTCGACGATCGGCTGGTGATCGCCGGCCAGGGCACGGTCGGCCTGGAGATCCTGGATGCGCTGCCGGATGTCGGGACGATTGTCGTGCCGATCGGCGGCGGCGGCCTGATCAGCGGGATTGCAACGGTGGTGCGCGCGCTCAAGCCCGCGACACGTATCGTCGGCGTGCAGGCGGAGGGCTGCCCATCGATCCGGCTGTCGCTGGCGGCGGGCAAACCGGTGGTCGTGCCCGAAGCGCGCACGATCGCGGATGGGATCGCCGTGAAGAAGCCGGGCGGCTGGACGCTGCCGATCATCCGCGATCTGGTCGACGAGGTGATCACCGTTGACGAGGACGAGATCGCGCGGGGCATTGTCTATGCGCTGCAAAACATCCGGCTGGTAGCCGAAGGCGCGGGCGCGGTGGGCATTGCCGCGCTGCTGACCGAGAAAGTTCGCGCACGTGACGACGAGCCTATCTGCGTGGTCCTCTCCGGCGGCAACATCGACGCCAACTTCCTGGCGCGCGTGATCGAGCAGGTGCTGGTCAAGCAGGGCCGCTACATCGTGCTGCATACCTCGGTGCCGGATCGACCGGGCAACCTATCGCGGATGCTGGATGTGGTCGCCGACCAGGGCGCGAACGTGATCGACATCAATCATCGGCGCGCGGCATGGCAGGTGCCCGTCGATCGCACCGGCATCGAGATGATTCTGGAAGTCCGCGATGAGACGCACGGGCTGGCGGTGGTCGAGAGCCTGGAGCAGGCAGGCTACTGCATCGAGCGGGTGGGCGCGGGCGAGTATCCGAGCTAACGCACGTAGGCTGGATTGGGCTGGTATCGTGAATCATAGATCAGACCAGGGCGATCGGCGTGGAGGCGCGCGCATTCGGCTGATCGCGACCGACATCGACGGGACACTGCTCGACAGCGAGAATCAGGTGCCGCCTGCTCATCAGCGGGCGCTGGCTGCGGCGCTGGAGCGGGGCGTGCTGCTGGCGCTGGCAACGGCGCGCAAGCGCACTTCGACGTATGCTATCGCGGAGCAGCTTGGCATCCCATGTGCATGCATTGCGCATAACGGCGCGCGGATGTGGGATTGGGACGGTCACGAGCTGCGGCATCTGGTGGTCGAGCTGGATCTGGCGCGAGAGATCGCGCGCTTCGCCGATCGCCTGAGCATTCCGCTGATTCTGACCGTCGACGAGATGAACTACTACAGCCCGGCGTATCCGTTCAATGCTGTGCTGCGTGGCGCGGACGATCGGCAGGTTGCCTCTAGCCTGGATGCGTTGAGCGCGCCGCCGACTCGGATCATCGCCACCGGCAGGGAAGGCGTCGATCTGCTCTGTGATGCGTTTGGCTCAGCGCGCGACTCGATCGTGGTGCATCGCTACTACAGCCGCGAAGGCTCGATTGTCTCGGCGGTGCTGACGCATCCGCGCGCCACGAAAGAGGATGCGCTGGCGGAGCTGACGCAGCGGATCGGCGTACAGCCTTCGGAGGTGCTGGCGCTTGGCGATGCCGAGGCCGACGCGGGGATGCTGCGCTGGGCCGGTGTCGGCGTGGCAATGGGCAACGCGATGCCGGAGGCGCGCGCCGCGGCTACCTGGGTCGCGCCGACGCACGATGAGGCGGGCCTGGCGGCGGCAATTGAGCGCTTTGTTCTGACGCCGGAATAGCGGGTCAGCAGGGCCCGAGGCCACAAGGAAGCGACGTGAGGAATTGAGCAGATTGAGCGCGTTGAAAGTGCTAACGGTGAGCGATGAGGTCGTGCCGCTGATCTACCATCCGGCGGCGCGCCAGCGTTTTCATGATGTCGATCTGGTCTTGGGCTGCGGCGATCTGCCGCCGTCATATCTGGACTATATCGTCTCGGTGCTGGACGTGCCATGCTTTTACGTTCCGGGCAACCACGACGGCGAGCCGGAATATACCGATTACGGTAAGACGCTGTTCAAGCCGCCCGGCGGCGTCAACATCGACGGGCGCGTGGTGCGCCATGATGGTCTGGCTCTTGCCGGGCTAGGCGGCTCGATCTGGTACAACGGCGGCAAGCACCAGTACACTCAATCGATGATGACGGCGCGGGTCTATGCGCTCGTGCCGCGCATTCTCTGGTATCGCCGGAGCAACGGCTATGGGATGGATATCTTGATCACGCACTCGCCACCGGCGGGCATCCACGACGCCACCGGCGCGCATGTGGGCTTCAAAGCGCTGCGCTGGCTGATCGAGCGCTTTCCGCCGCGCTACCATATTCACGGCCATGTGCATCGCAACTATCGCATGAGCGCAGCCTTTGAGACGCAAGTAGGTAGTACGATCGTCATCAACACGGCGGGCTATCGGGTTTTAACCATCGAACGCCTTGCATCTGTGCGACGGGCCGGGTACAATCAGCCGTGAAAGAGTTCACAACGCGGATGCGATGTTGCCGAATGCTTTGAGGCTGAGGTACAACCGCATCCGCGTTTGCTGTTTACGGATGATAAGGATCGACATGAACTACTACGTCTACATTCTGACAATCATAGTCGAGCGCAGCGCCTACGAGGTCCACCTGCCCGCGCACCTTGACTATTTGCGGCAGCTCGACGCCGCTGGGACGCTGGTGCTCTCCGGGCCATTCACCGACCGGCGCGGCGGGATGGTCATGATTCGGGCTGAGTCGGAGGCGGCAGCGCGCGCGGTGGCCGAGGCCGATCCGCTGGTTGCGCAGGGCGTCGATACCTATGAGCTGCGCGGGTGGCGGCTTACCGGCGGCGATCTCCAACGTCTTCAGCTTGAGACGGCGTAGGAGGCGTTTATGAGCAATTCCTGGTTTCAGCATCAGGTGCGCGAGGATTTTGCACGCGCCCGCCGCAAGGCATTCATGCAAGCCATCGCCGACCTCCTGGCGCGTCGCTCCAGCGATCTGGTGCCGCTGGAGGAAGTGCGGTCCCGCCTCAATATCCGGGGCAGCGCCTACCGTGGCCTGCAACACGTGCCGCTGAGCAAGATCGTCGGCAGCGAAGGCCGCTACGCCGATTTCGATCGCCATTTCTTGCCGCGCCAGACACAGACGCAGCAGCGCTGGGAAAACGTCGATCTGGCACACTATGCCGATATACCGCTGCCGCCGGTCGAGCTGTATAAAATCGGCGAGGTCTATTTTGTCAAGGACGGGAACCATCGGGTGTCGGTGGCGCGCGAGCGGGGCCAGCACGAGATCGATGCGTACGTCACCGAGTATCTGGTAGACGTGCCGCTGGACGAGCGGCTGTCGGTGCGCGATCTTCTGCTCAAGGAAGAGTACAGCGATTTTCTGGAGTGGACGAATCTGGCAAAGCTCCGGCCCGCACAGCGGATCGAGCTGTCGGCGCTGGGTGGCTACCTTGAGCTGATCGAGCACATCAACACCCAGCGCTACTACCTGTCGCAGGAGCAGGGCAGAGAGGTCGCCAGAGATGAGACGACGATGAGCTGGTACGACACCGTCTATCTGCCGCTGGTCCAGATGATTCGCCAGCATAACATCTTGCAGCAGTTCCCGGGCCGCACCGAGGCCGATCTCTACCTGTGGATTATGCAGCATCGGCGCTCGCTTCAGGATGTCGTCGGGTACGATCCTGGCGCCGAGGTGGCGCTGCTGGATTATGCGACGCAGTTCGGGCGGCGCTCGATGCTTGAGACGGTCGGCAACGCTGCCCAGGGCATTGCCACCAGTGCGCGCACAGCGCTGGTGCCGCCGCGCGAAAGCCCGCCGCTCGAGCTGCTGGACTTTATCGAGTGGTCGAAGATCGATCAACTGTGCGCGGGCGCGGATGTGCGTCTGTCCGATAACGATTATTGCCGATTGCGCAGCCATATTCTGGATCACCGCTTTTTTCTGAGCCAGGATCGCGGCTTCGAGGTGCCGCTGGACGAGGCGATTCGGCATTGGTGCTCCGAGTGGTACATGCCCGTGATCCATGCGATCCGCAAGCAGGGCGTGCTTGAGCACTTTCCGGGGCGGACGGAAACCGATCTGTATCTGTGGATCATGGATCACCTGCACTACCGCAAGCAGGCCAACCAGCCGATCGATATTTCAACCGCAACTGCGGAGTACGCGGCGAAGTTCGGCGCGGATGCGAAGGCCAGCTCGTCGCTCAGGGCGCTGATCGACGGCGTGGCGCGGTTGGTCGGGTGGGTCAAAGAGCTGGCTTGATCTGGTAGGACGCGCCCACGCTCGCACGATCGAGCGTGGGCGCGTGGTTCAACGCTGCGGCGCTGCGGCGTTGAGCTGCTGATCGAGCACGATGAAGAACTGCACGACGTGCCGCCCGCCAGGCTGAGGCGAACCAAACAAAAAATTGCGAAAATGAATCGAGATACTGGTAGTGGCTTGGTTTGCTTTGTGGTACGCTTGAGACGGAGGTTACAATGACAACACTTACCATTACATTGCCAGAGGATCAGCTTGCCAAGCTGCAAGAGCTAGCATCACGGCTCCAAGTTACGCCCGAAGAACTGGCGACAACCAGCATCGAAGAATTGCTAACGCGACCCGACGCGACATTTCAGCAGGCCGTGAGTTACGTTCTCAAGAAAAATGCCGACCTGTATCGACGGCTCAGCTAATGCGCTACCTGACGCTCAACGAAATCCTTTTTCTGCATCAGCAACTTATTGAGCAGTTAGGTGGGAGTGAAGGCGTGCATGATCTCAACGCCCTTGAGTCTGCGCTTGCACAGCCGCGCATGAGCTTCGGCGGCGAAGATTTGTACCCGACATTAGAGGAAAAAGCGGTAGCGTTGGGCTTCTCGCTCATCAAGAATCATCCGTTTATTGATGGCAACAAGCGTACAGCACACGCGGCTATGGAAACATTTCTCGTGCTCAATGGCAACGAAATCGACGCACCAGTCGAAGAGCAAGAACAGGTTATATTACAGGTGGCAGCCAATCAACTGGATCGTGACACGTTTACAGCCTGGTTACACGCACATTCTATCAAGAAATCATCGTCATAATCGAGAACCGGCACCATAAACACTGGACGTTAACCATGTGTACAGACGGAAACATCGCCGGTTTTTCGTATCTTTCTTGCCATTCACGACAACTGGCAGGTGTGCGCGCCGGTTGTCCCACGCCTACTCCCGCGATCGAGCGTGGGCGCGTGGTTCAACGCTGCGGCGCTGCGGCGTTGAGCTGCTGATCGAGCACGATGAAGAACTGCACGACGTGCCGCCGATTGGCTCCTAAATCGCCCGTCCCGACGCGCGCGCTGGATCGCGCGTTCACCACCGTCTGCTGGCCCTCGTTCGTCAGCGTGACGCGAAAATCGTCGGTGAAGATGCCGCGTAGAATCGGCACCTCCGCCGCCAGCGCGCCGGTATCCTGGCCGACCTGCCGCCAGCCAAGCTGCGCGAACGCGCGGGATGCTGCGTCGGCAACCTCGGAGAGCGGGCGATCGTAGCGGCGCGGCCGTAGCTCAGGCCAATCGGCATCCTCGCTGGTAGCCGCAATGTTCGTCTCCATGCTGCGCCGGAGCCGCGCGCCAAAGCGTGGGATGATCAGCCACGGCAGGATCGCGCCGAGCGCAAAGAGCGCCAGCAAGATTCGGTGAGCAGGCCCGATCCGACGGCGGCGCAGCAGCGACCCGACCCCGGCGAGCGCCGTGACAATCAGGCTCAGGGCCGAGCCGACAAAGATTTGCTCCCAGGGGAAGAGATCGATGACGATGTTCATATGCTACTGCCTGAGCCACTCCTTCCACTGCTCCTCGACACCGGCGAGATCCGCGCCCAGCACGCCGCTGTAGTCGGCGGTGTTGGGCTGCATGCCCTGGCCGCTCTTGTAGAGCGTGTCGAAGGCTTCGCGCCCGTGGGTGACGATCAAGAAATCCACCAGCGACGCCCACTGATAGTACAGCCGGTTCATCGCGTCCAGCGTGCCGAAATCGCGGTAGTGGCTGCCGAGCGGCAGGAGGCTGGTCGCGTAGTTGCGCAGCACAAAGCCGCGAAAATCGGACTCGCGGCCAAGCCAGTATTTGCCAGCGCCCCAGGTAGCCAGGCCCTCGCTGAGGACCAGATCGGCCTTGAGATGCGCCGGGCCATAGTGATCGCTGGCAAGCTGGTGGACGAACTCATGCGCTAAAATATTGACGGCGCGGCGCGTGGGAATCTGTGGGCAGGCGTAGAGCACGATCGTGCGCTTCTCGGTGTAGGCC includes these proteins:
- a CDS encoding glycosyltransferase — protein: MTHPIIRLEDYERFIGAEAIARIQRKARPLADAHVTHINATYYGGGVAEILSSLTLLMNSVDIPTEWRVLLGSPDFFAFTKKMHNALQGAPLKLSDITQQIYEDVIAENALRNHFDHDIIVVHDPQPLPLITHYKKKSPWIWRCHIDLSHPHRELWSYLVPFIERYDAVILSIREYAQPLSTPQVFFMPAIDPFTTKNRALTETEMDERLAHYHIPTDLPLVVQVSRFDPWKDPLGVIQAFKLAQKEIDATLVLLGNFASDDPEGIEIFEALQDQREDRILILPAGDDTALVNTLQRRAAVVLQKSTREGFGLTITEAMWKGTPVIGGNVGGIRYQIQDGVNGFLVSSVEQAAARIVHLIRHPELRERMGRQAQETVRQHFLLTRLLEQEVELFTSFETSFRLKSYPGI
- a CDS encoding YciI family protein; this translates as MNYYVYILTIIVERSAYEVHLPAHLDYLRQLDAAGTLVLSGPFTDRRGGMVMIRAESEAAARAVAEADPLVAQGVDTYELRGWRLTGGDLQRLQLETA
- a CDS encoding HAD family hydrolase: MNHRSDQGDRRGGARIRLIATDIDGTLLDSENQVPPAHQRALAAALERGVLLALATARKRTSTYAIAEQLGIPCACIAHNGARMWDWDGHELRHLVVELDLAREIARFADRLSIPLILTVDEMNYYSPAYPFNAVLRGADDRQVASSLDALSAPPTRIIATGREGVDLLCDAFGSARDSIVVHRYYSREGSIVSAVLTHPRATKEDALAELTQRIGVQPSEVLALGDAEADAGMLRWAGVGVAMGNAMPEARAAATWVAPTHDEAGLAAAIERFVLTPE
- a CDS encoding phospholipid carrier-dependent glycosyltransferase codes for the protein MSTKSAPRHSRQAHEPAAVAVPSVDRLAEAGRQAWALLDTFILVLAVVSALALYFWRLDVPNRYIYDEVYHAYTAAKLAEGNADAYVWYTRVPEEDKPLKVAYEWSHPAFAKLPMQVGIKLFGDTSFGWRFASAIFGGLGIGIMYALGRTLFNRTIGLYGVGLLLLDGMWFVQSRTSMNDVFLVCFLMLAYLAFAFYLSTPTLKRWRFLWLTGIALGFALATKWSALYSFGLLGLIAAMREARLCLFNPDPEFQRSNKLVVGALGTLAGAWLIVPFAIYLGSYIQFFSMGHTWAEWRELQWQMWWYHSNLKATHSWASRWWTWPLMIRPVWYYVDYQEQTIANIFTMGNPFIWWLFLPAIVFAAVEWRDGRFRSIGLGLVLLGFLGQWLPWLFSPRISFMYHMLPSVPFGILAIAYALYSIQTRSQRLIVWGYLAIVLIGFVYFYPHYAAWPISKEYAEQHYWLPTWKPR
- the ilvA gene encoding threonine ammonia-lyase, with protein sequence MVSLQDIEAARAGLRGITVVTPLLSSDRLSDEVGSRVFIKAENTQRAGSFKLRGAYTKMASLTPEQRRRGLIAHSAGNHAQGVALAAQLLDAPATVVMPEYAPLAKVAATKRYGARVILHGKSFDDAGAHAQALCEEHRYTYVHAFDDRLVIAGQGTVGLEILDALPDVGTIVVPIGGGGLISGIATVVRALKPATRIVGVQAEGCPSIRLSLAAGKPVVVPEARTIADGIAVKKPGGWTLPIIRDLVDEVITVDEDEIARGIVYALQNIRLVAEGAGAVGIAALLTEKVRARDDEPICVVLSGGNIDANFLARVIEQVLVKQGRYIVLHTSVPDRPGNLSRMLDVVADQGANVIDINHRRAAWQVPVDRTGIEMILEVRDETHGLAVVESLEQAGYCIERVGAGEYPS
- a CDS encoding metallophosphoesterase — translated: MSDEVVPLIYHPAARQRFHDVDLVLGCGDLPPSYLDYIVSVLDVPCFYVPGNHDGEPEYTDYGKTLFKPPGGVNIDGRVVRHDGLALAGLGGSIWYNGGKHQYTQSMMTARVYALVPRILWYRRSNGYGMDILITHSPPAGIHDATGAHVGFKALRWLIERFPPRYHIHGHVHRNYRMSAAFETQVGSTIVINTAGYRVLTIERLASVRRAGYNQP
- a CDS encoding type II toxin-antitoxin system death-on-curing family toxin, with protein sequence MRYLTLNEILFLHQQLIEQLGGSEGVHDLNALESALAQPRMSFGGEDLYPTLEEKAVALGFSLIKNHPFIDGNKRTAHAAMETFLVLNGNEIDAPVEEQEQVILQVAANQLDRDTFTAWLHAHSIKKSSS
- a CDS encoding DUF1499 domain-containing protein; this encodes MNIVIDLFPWEQIFVGSALSLIVTALAGVGSLLRRRRIGPAHRILLALFALGAILPWLIIPRFGARLRRSMETNIAATSEDADWPELRPRRYDRPLSEVADAASRAFAQLGWRQVGQDTGALAAEVPILRGIFTDDFRVTLTNEGQQTVVNARSSARVGTGDLGANRRHVVQFFIVLDQQLNAAAPQR